The Alphaproteobacteria bacterium genome includes a window with the following:
- a CDS encoding ATP-binding cassette domain-containing protein, with protein MSDLSLRGFRKFYGGFEVIPPLDLDIRSGEFVVLVGPSGSGKSTLLRMIAGLEKIDGGAVHIDGEDVTARDAGDRDMAMVFQSYALYPHMTVAENMTFALRMRGTSESVIRERLANALRMLSLEGLEGRKPGQLSGGQRQRVAMGRAIVRQPRVFLFDEPLSNLDAKLRARTRLELRELHDRLKATSILVTHDQIEAMTMADRIVLLDRGRIQQIGAPREIYEAPKNRFVATFIGSPEINMLDGRVIARDGRCWFGALELPGLVGAIDDATTLGVRSEAFELLAGPASGALAAKIGAIEYTGSDAYALATADAWQLVVKLPADLKVAGRVVAVGDQLHIRLAAEGWHLFDAAGTLIERR; from the coding sequence ATGTCTGATCTTTCCCTTCGGGGTTTCCGGAAGTTCTACGGCGGATTCGAAGTGATCCCGCCGCTCGATCTGGATATCCGCAGCGGCGAATTCGTCGTGTTGGTCGGACCGTCGGGAAGCGGCAAATCCACGCTGCTGCGGATGATCGCGGGCCTGGAAAAGATCGATGGCGGCGCCGTGCACATCGACGGCGAGGACGTGACGGCCCGCGACGCGGGCGACCGCGACATGGCGATGGTGTTCCAATCCTATGCGCTCTATCCGCATATGACGGTCGCGGAGAACATGACCTTCGCGCTGCGCATGCGCGGCACGTCGGAGAGCGTAATCCGGGAGCGGCTAGCGAACGCGTTGCGGATGCTGTCGCTCGAAGGGCTCGAAGGGCGCAAGCCCGGGCAATTGTCGGGCGGCCAACGTCAGCGCGTGGCGATGGGCCGCGCGATCGTGCGCCAGCCTCGCGTTTTCCTTTTCGATGAGCCCTTGTCCAATCTCGACGCCAAGCTGCGCGCGCGCACGCGTCTGGAGTTGCGCGAACTCCATGATCGTCTGAAGGCGACGTCGATCCTGGTGACGCACGATCAGATCGAAGCGATGACCATGGCCGATCGCATCGTGTTGCTCGATCGCGGACGTATCCAGCAGATTGGCGCGCCGCGCGAAATCTACGAAGCGCCCAAGAACCGCTTCGTGGCGACGTTCATTGGCTCGCCCGAGATCAACATGCTCGACGGGCGCGTTATCGCGCGCGACGGGCGGTGTTGGTTCGGCGCTTTGGAACTGCCGGGTCTGGTCGGCGCTATCGACGATGCGACAACGCTGGGCGTGCGTTCCGAAGCGTTCGAACTACTCGCCGGTCCCGCATCGGGCGCTTTGGCCGCCAAGATCGGCGCCATCGAATATACCGGTTCCGACGCCTATGCGTTGGCGACGGCGGACGCCTGGCAACTGGTCGTCAAGCTGCCGGCCGATCTCAAGGTCGCGGGACGCGTCGTCGCGGTGGGCGACCAACTCCATATCCGGCTCGCCGCGGAAGGCTGGCATCTTTTCGACGCAGCCGGCACGCTCATCGAACGGCGCTAG
- a CDS encoding DUF4432 family protein, with protein sequence MSKEESPRYLAGDPRQIASVRRFTLADGAEAGVDALAFSTGGGLDFWVLPGRLLDIATLSWRGVQVAWQSPAGFRPMPAAITRGERDFSRAFGGFLNTCGFDHIRQPTGGKPMHGSAPHMPARLTGYGEDWDAPVPILYCEGEAPIWVSGVGGYRLRRRIEAPIGGDRLRMIDRVQVVGPTPLPIMVLYHFNLGYPLHRAGTRIQLDGADLTGPLAQQEPAVKQSVLYPVTGDRAVCRVQGGGGIATNFSWSTVTLPWLQLWRDLRPGCGVLSVEPCSAGRNADGTNADVPPTAPGNEIVFDIDIELADAS encoded by the coding sequence ATGTCGAAGGAAGAGTCGCCACGCTATCTTGCCGGCGATCCCCGCCAGATCGCATCAGTCCGCCGTTTCACGCTCGCCGACGGGGCCGAAGCGGGCGTCGATGCCTTGGCGTTTTCGACCGGCGGCGGGCTCGATTTTTGGGTTCTGCCCGGCCGCTTGCTCGACATCGCAACGTTGTCCTGGCGTGGCGTTCAAGTCGCGTGGCAAAGCCCGGCGGGATTTCGTCCCATGCCGGCCGCCATCACGCGGGGCGAACGCGATTTCAGCCGCGCCTTCGGCGGCTTCCTCAATACCTGCGGATTCGACCATATTCGCCAACCCACTGGGGGCAAGCCGATGCATGGCTCGGCGCCCCACATGCCCGCGCGCCTGACCGGCTACGGCGAGGATTGGGACGCGCCCGTTCCCATCCTCTATTGCGAAGGTGAGGCGCCGATCTGGGTGTCCGGCGTGGGCGGATATCGGCTGCGCCGCCGGATCGAAGCGCCGATCGGCGGTGATCGTTTGCGCATGATTGATCGCGTCCAGGTCGTTGGTCCGACGCCGCTGCCGATCATGGTGCTGTACCATTTCAATCTCGGTTATCCGCTGCATCGCGCGGGCACGCGCATCCAATTGGACGGCGCCGATCTCACGGGGCCGTTGGCGCAACAGGAACCGGCGGTAAAACAGTCGGTCCTTTATCCTGTGACGGGCGATCGTGCCGTTTGCCGCGTGCAGGGCGGCGGTGGGATCGCCACCAATTTCAGCTGGAGTACCGTGACGTTGCCATGGCTTCAGTTGTGGCGCGATCTGCGGCCAGGCTGCGGCGTGCTGAGCGTTGAGCCATGCTCGGCGGGGCGAAATGCCGACGGGACGAACGCCGATGTGCCGCCGACGGCGCCGGGCAACGAGATCGTGTTCGATATCGACATCGAACTTGCCGACGCGTCGTAA
- a CDS encoding RidA family protein encodes MARRAIYSGSKFEDLAGYSRAVIDDEWVFVSGTAGFDPKTGTFPDSAEDQTHRALKTIAEALAQADATLADIVSLRVFLSSRDHVMPVSKVLGATFADPRPTNTTIICGFAVDEIKVEIEVVARRAGGRR; translated from the coding sequence ATGGCACGGCGCGCGATATATTCGGGATCGAAGTTCGAAGACTTGGCGGGCTACTCGCGCGCCGTGATCGACGACGAGTGGGTTTTCGTCTCCGGGACCGCCGGTTTCGATCCGAAGACAGGCACATTTCCTGACTCGGCCGAGGACCAGACGCACCGCGCGTTAAAGACGATCGCCGAAGCATTGGCGCAGGCCGACGCGACGCTGGCGGATATCGTGTCGCTGCGCGTTTTCCTCTCGTCGCGCGATCACGTGATGCCGGTTTCGAAAGTGCTGGGCGCCACGTTCGCCGATCCGCGACCGACCAACACCACGATCATCTGCGGTTTCGCCGTCGACGAGATCAAGGTCGAGATCGAAGTCGTCGCGCGCCGCGCGGGCGGACGGCGATGA